The Ahaetulla prasina isolate Xishuangbanna chromosome 3, ASM2864084v1, whole genome shotgun sequence genome window below encodes:
- the BHLHE22 gene encoding class E basic helix-loop-helix protein 22 has translation MERALNLPSDEDLFHKSFSASAKRMESAFRSPPGLDLAAHQQQPRDSRQAPSPLSCYEPADSEVLLRESAAGALVAGDPLGGSVCVKYGQSTTSRSSVAESSGGEQSPDDDSDGRCELLLRGPGGGSGSGVVVSSGGALLKAPEGGACSNSHHGGGGGKKSKEQKALRLNINARERRRMHDLNDALDELRAVIPYAHSPSVRKLSKIATLLLAKNYILMQAQALDEMRRLVAYLNQGQAISAASLPSSAAAAAAAAAALHPALGAYEQAAAGYPFSAGLPPAASCPEKCAIFNSVSSSLCKQCTEKP, from the coding sequence ATGGAGAGGGCGCTAAACCTCCCTTCAGACGAAGACTTATTCCACAAGAGCTTCAGCGCCTCGGCCAAGAGAATGGAGTCTGCCTTCCGTTCACCCCCGGGGCTCGACCTGGCCGCCCACCAGCAACAGCCGCGCGACTCGCGGCAAGCGCCGTCCCCGCTGAGCTGCTACGAGCCGGCTGACTCCGAGGTGCTGCTGAGGGAAAGCGCGGCCGGGGCGCTGGTGGCCGGGGACCCGCTGGGCGGCTCGGTCTGCGTCAAGTATGGGCAGAGCACGACCAGCCGCAGCTCGGTAGCCGAGAGCAGCGGCGGCGAGCAAAGCCCGGACGACGACAGCGACGGGCGCTGCGAGTTGCTCCTGCGGGGCCCCGGCGGAGGTAGCGGCTCCGGAGTCGTCGTCAGCTCTGGGGGCGCCCTACTCAAGGCGCCGGAGGGCGGCGCCTGCTCCAATAGCCaccacggcggcggcggcggcaagaAGTCCAAGGAGCAGAAGGCGCTGCGGCTCAACATCAACGCCCGCGAGCGGAGGCGCATGCACGACCTGAACGACGCGCTGGACGAGCTGAGGGCCGTCATCCCTTATGCCCACAGCCCCTCGGTGCGGAAGCTCTCCAAGATCGCCACGCTTCTCCTGGCCAAGAACTATATCCTGATGCAAGCGCAGGCCCTCGATGAGATGCGCCGCCTCGTCGCTTATCTCAACCAGGGCCAGGCGATTTCGGCGGCCTCGCTGCCCTCTTCAGCGGCGGCCGCGGCGGCCGCAGCGGCTGCTTTGCACCCGGCTCTCGGGGCCTATGAGCAAGCGGCGGCAGGCTATCCTTTTAGTGCCGGCCTGCCGCCCGCCGCCTCTTGCCCGGAAAAATGTGCCATTTTCAACAGCGTCTCGTCCAGTCTCTGCAAACAGTGCACGGAGAAGCCTTAA